A genomic region of Litorilinea aerophila contains the following coding sequences:
- a CDS encoding 50S ribosomal protein L25, with protein MSDLKLDAQPRTVTGRKVRQLRNRGLVPVVVYGKQQKPMNLQVQARSLERVLHHGGTSQLVQVQVEGGESLNILIRDVQRHPVNHQYLHADFYAVNMAEKQQVEVPVVAVGRPESLVTGLMMLQALDSVEVEALPADIPASIEVDVTGLTPEEPITVADLPRLPGVEYLNDPEEVVFTMIATRVEEEEEAEEEEAAEPEVVARGKQEEEGEEDEE; from the coding sequence ATGTCCGATTTAAAGTTAGATGCCCAACCTCGCACCGTGACCGGGCGTAAGGTACGGCAACTGCGCAACCGGGGGTTGGTGCCCGTGGTGGTCTACGGCAAACAGCAGAAGCCCATGAACTTGCAGGTCCAGGCCCGAAGTCTGGAGCGGGTGTTGCACCACGGTGGCACCTCTCAGCTGGTGCAGGTGCAGGTGGAGGGTGGCGAGTCCCTGAACATCCTGATTCGGGATGTGCAGCGGCATCCGGTCAACCACCAGTACCTCCACGCGGATTTCTACGCCGTGAACATGGCCGAGAAGCAGCAGGTGGAAGTGCCTGTGGTGGCTGTGGGGCGTCCGGAAAGCCTGGTCACCGGCCTGATGATGCTCCAGGCCCTGGACTCGGTTGAGGTGGAAGCCCTCCCGGCGGACATCCCCGCATCCATTGAGGTGGACGTGACCGGCCTCACCCCGGAAGAGCCCATCACCGTGGCCGACCTGCCCCGGCTGCCTGGCGTGGAGTACCTCAACGATCCGGAAGAGGTGGTCTTCACCATGATTGCCACCCGGGTTGAGGAAGAAGAGGAAGCCGAGGAGGAAGAGGCTGCCGAGCCCGAGGTGGTCGCCAGGGGCAAGCAGGAAGAGGAAGGCGAGGAAGACGAAGAGTAA